TTGTTACCTGGGGGCGTACATCGACTTGGACCGGAGCCTTCCAAGGACCGAGCGGGACGAAGTCGGCCGGGTCCACAGGTTCCCTGAGGACTTCGAGGCCCTGGCGGGCAAGCGTCATGCCAGCTACTTTTTCTATATGGGGTACGGAGTGCCCCTCGCCAAAGCTTGGGTGGCCGAGCGCGGCGCAGAAGGGCGGATCGTCCACATCGCGCTCGAACCGAACAACGGGCTCGCATACGTCAAAAGCGACGACTATCTCCGAGAACTGGCCGACGACCTCAGGTCGACCGGAGCCAAGGTCTTCCTCCGCTTTGGGAGCGAGATGAACGGGACGTGGACGCCTTACAGCGAGGATCCGGACCTCTACAAGGAGAAGTTCCGGCTCGTCGCGGAGACGATGCACGACCGGGCGCCGAACGTCGCGATGGTGTGGGCTCCGTACTGTAGCCCCGTGACCAACATTCCAAGCTTCTATCCCGGTGACGACGTCGTCGATTGGGTCGGCGTCAACATGTACAACGTCACCTACTTCAACCAGGATCCATCGACCCCCGGGTGGCAGGTCCACCCTTGCGACATGCTCGACCCGGTGTACCGTATGTATTCGGACCGGAAACCGATCATGATCGGCGAATACGGCGCGACGCACTACTCCGCCCTGGAGGACGAGAAGAAGACCGAATATGCCGTGCGGTGCATCAAGTCGCTGTACCTCGCTTTACCAAGGAAGTATCCGAGGGTCAAGGCGATCAACTACTTCAACGGCAACAACCTCGACCTGAGCCACGCGAAGAACAACAACTACGCCGTCACACAAGATCCGGACGTCCTTGCGACCTATCGGGCCGTCGTCAAACAACCCTATTTCCTGGGGCACTCGGACGCTCCGGACGAAGAGCCCGCCCGCCCGCCGGTGACGCCGATGCCTGTCCGCGACGGAGAACCCCTCATGGGCCGTGTCCGGCTGTCCGCTTGGGCCAAAGTGAACGACGAAAAGCCGTCGGCCCGCTTCTTGGTCAACGGCAAACCCTTGACAGGCGGGGGTGCCGACGGTCATTGGCAACGGGTGTTGGACACTTCGGCCTTTCCCAAAGGTCCGGCCGTCCTGACGGTCGAAGCCTATGGGGGCGGGCGAATGGTCTCGCGGAAGTCCGTGCGCGTGGTGTTCGGAAGCGTCGCTCGGTAAGTCGACCCGTCGGCCGGACTCCCGACCCTGGCCGTGCCACAATCCTTGTCCATGAGCAAGGATCTCGGGATCACTCCCCGGGCGGAGAACTACGCGGATTGGTACAACGACCTGGTCAAGCGGGCCGACCTGGCGGAGAACTCCGTCGTGCGCGGCTGCATGGTCATCAAACCGCACGGTTATGCCATCTGGGAACTCATGCGGGACGCCTTGGACGGCATGTTCAAAGCGACGGGCCACGTCAACGCGTGCTTCCCGCTCCTGATCCCGAAGTCGTTTTTCGAGAAAGAGGCCGAGCACGTCGAGGGATTCGCTAAAGAGTGCGCCATCGTCACTCACACGCGGTTGACCGGCAACCCGGACGGCAAGGGGCTCGTTCCCGATCCCGCTGCCGAGCTCGAAGAACCTTATGTGATCCGGCCGACAAGCGAGACCATCATCTGGTACTCCTATAAGAACTGGATCCAGTCCTGGCGGGACTTGCCCATCCTCATCAACCAGTGGGCGAACGTCATGCGTTGGGAGCTGCGCCCCCGACTGTTCCTTCGGACGTCCGAGTTCTTCTGGCAAGAGGGCCACACGGCACACGCCACCTACGACGAGGCGGAGGAAGAGTCGCTCAAAATCCTTGACGTCTATCGGCGGATGGCCGAAGAGTGGATGTGCGTCCCGGTCGTGCCCGGTCTCAAGAGCGACGGCGAGAAGTTCGCGGGCGCCGATCACACCTACACGATCGAGGCGATGACCCAAGACCTGCGAGCGATCCAAGCTGGGACGTCGCACCATCTGGGACAGAACTTCGGCAAGGCCTTCGACGTAAAGTACCAAAGCAAAGAGGGCCGGGAGGAGTACGTCTGGGGAACGTCGTGGGGCGTATCGACGCGTCTGATCGGTACGATGCTGATGGCCCATAGCGACGACCGGGGGCTCGTTTGCCCGCCCCGCTTGGCCCCTGTCCAGGTCGTGATCGTCCCGATCGGAAAGGCAGACGACCGTGACCGGGTCTATGAGGCCTGCGACCGGCTCGCGGGCGAGCTGAGGTCTTCGACGTGGCACGGGTCCGCTCTTCGTGTCACCGTGGACAAAACCGATAAGTCACCGGGCTTCAAGTTCAATGAATGGGAGCTCAAGGGGGCGTGCGTCCGGATCGAACTCGGGCCGCGCGACCTGGACGCGGGCGTCTGCGTGGTCGCCTCCCGTCTCGATGGCGAAAAGTCGACGATGGGACTCTCGGAAGCGACGAGCGCAGTGGCGTCGATCTTGGACTCGCTCCAAACCGGACTGTTCGAACGCGCCAAAGCCTTGCGTGAGGCGAACACGAAGCGCGTCGACACGTGGGAGGCCTTCAAATCCTCCTTCGACGGCGAAGGTGGCGGAGGCTTCGTCCTCGCCCATTGGGACGGCACGAGGGAAACGGAACAGCGGATCAACGACGAGACGAAGGCCACGATCCGGTGCATTCCGATGTCGCCGCTCGATCCGGCCGACGGCGAACCCGGTGTTTGCGTCCTGACGGGCCGCCCGAGCCAACGTCGCGTCGTCTGGGCGAAAGCTTACTGACCCTGGGCCTACTTTCGGAGGAAGACGTAAACGAACCCGTGGTAGTCCACGGGAGGCTGGTACTTCTGGTCGTTGCCGAAGACTTCGATGAGGGCGTTGTTGGTCGGTTCGAACTGCGGGTCTTCGGACAGGATCGCTGCCGACCTTTCTGCGAGTTGCGACTCCTGGTCTGCGGTCAAGGTCTGGCCCTCTCGAAGTCCGAGGTCTTTCAGCGCCCGTGACTTGGCCTTTGACTGCAGCCCGTCAAGGATCTTCGAGAGCCGGGCGATTTCGGCCGTGAACTTCTGATGCTCGGCCGCTTCGGCCTCAGTCAACTTCGGGGGAGTGCCCCTCAGCATCGTAAAGTCGCCGACGACGAGGTCGGACTTCCCGTCGCCGTTCCAGTCTCCGACGAACGGTTTAGGCCTCATGGAAGGTCGTTTGCCTGCCGTCGCATCGAAGATGTCGAGCCGCTTTTGATCGTCTTCGACGCCTGGGGGAACGATGGGAGGCACGATAGCCCGGCCTTTTTCGAACGTCGGGACCGTGCCTTTGACGCCCTTATAGAACGTGACCGAACCGTCTTCCGAACCCAGAAGGAGGTCCGCGGTCTTATCCCCGTCCCAGTCCGCGACGGCAGGGCCTCCGTCCGGTGCCACGATTTCGCTGCCTGCCGCCGTCAGTTTGACGGGGGTCCCCAAGGCGAGCGCTCCCTTGTTCGGCGCGTAGTAGACGGCCCCCCCGAGCGAACCGAGAAAGAGGTCGGGACGCTTGTCCGAGTTCCAATCGAAGAGGGACACGGCGATCGCGCTGTCCGGGGCCAGCGGCTTTCCGTCCGGGCCAGACATCGTGACGCCGAGGTCGAACGTTCCGTCGTTCCGGCCGCGGAAAACCGTGACAGGCCCGTCATAACCTCCGGACACCACGTCCGGCCGACCGTCTTGATCCAGGTCCGCGAACTGCGGGCCGAATCCGATGCATCACCCATAGGAGACAGCACCGGTCGTGCCGCCTGCTTGGAACCACTGCGGCTTTCCGAACACGGGGGCGGCCGCCGTCCCGGTGTTCCGGTAGACCTTGAGCTTGCCGCCTTCGAACTGGCCCACGAGGAGGTCCGGCTTCCCGTCGCGGTCAAGATCGGCCAAGCACGGTGCGGCGTGCCCGTGTTCGGTATCGATCGGAGTCCCGTCGGCCAGGACCCTGACCGGATCCGCGAGTCCGAACGACCGCCAGGGCGGCTCCGACAACGCCGCGGCCAGGAGCCAGATCATTCTTCCATTGTAGTCGAAGTGGATAAGTCGGTGGATAAGCGGTGCAGAGAAGCCGATGAAACCGCTTGCGCCCCGCCCGAATACGGTGTACAGTTCTCATGTCGGAAGAAGAAAGGCCGACAAGCCGATCCAGAGAGAGAAATCCGCTCAGACCGGTGGCCGCTCAGAAGACCGACACCGTGAAGCGGGAACGCCCGTCCGGCACGCATCAAGGATCCTGCGGGATCCGTGGGCCGAACAGCGGGCAGCGATCGCGACACGACGCTGGACGGAGGTTCGGCCGGTCGCCATAAGGCTTGCTAAGACTGGTCGAATCGGGCAGCGGGTTCAAGCCGACCCGATGGTCCTCGTCCGGCGGACGACGCCGAAGCCTTCGGGCGAAAGCGTTCGGGCACCGCCCTCGGCACCGCTTCGGCGGTTCGCCGGCTCAGGGTTCGGGACGCCCGGCGTGCGGTGGCGCCCTTCGGGGACGTGCCGCTACGCAGATTGCGGCCGGGATCTGCACTTGTGCAGGTTCCGGCCCATTCCGTTTTTGAGGCGGCAGACCCGGCCCGGACGGGAAGCGTCCGCACGGGTAGATTGCCAGACGTGCTGTGGGCGCAAGCCGGTCTCAGTTTCTTGGTCTGGTGCTTGTTCGGGGTCTGGGCTGCGAAGCGCGTGCTGGCCTCCGCCAGAACGCCTCATCCGGCCCTCGGCGTCCTCGCCTTGATCGGCGGAGCGTTGCTTCTGGTCTCTGGACTCGTCGGGATCGCGGCCGGCCGTGGGCTCGTCGACGGAGTCCTTGCGCCGTGGGCATGGGCCGCGGTCACGGTCTTGGGCGCCCTGTTCGTGTACGTCCAAGCTTGGGGCGCGCTCGCCGTCGCATCCCGTGCGTTCCGTCGGGAAACGGGAGTGGCCACCGAGCCGTCTGTGGCTAAGAAGGATCCTTCATGAGACGTCTGTTCGTACCGTTGCTTTTCGCCGTCTGTCTCGTCAGTCCGGCCTTACCGTCCGGCCCGCCGGAGCAGGACGTCGCTTCGCGCATCCTCGTCAAGCTACGCCAACTCGACCTGCTGAACCAGATCCTTCCCGTCCTCTTGACCAAAGAGCAACTCGGCAAGCTGCTCCCCGTGATCGAGAAGGCCCGCGAAGCGTCCAAAGCGACCGAACGAATCGAACTCGACGAGTTGAAGAAACTCGAACCGAAGGTCGACAGCGACCTGAAAGACGCCAAGGAAAAGGGCCTCGTGACGGCGAAAGAGAAGACGACCGAGTACCTGCGAGTCTTGGCCGCCTTGCGCAAAGTGAGGGAGATCATGGTCAACGAGCAATTGGAGACGGTCCTTAAAGCCGTCGAAGAGACCCTCGACGAAGGTCAGATCAAAGCCGCCACCAACTCGATCCAAAACGCCGGTGACAAAGAGAGCAAAGTGACCGACCGGGACAAACTCCGTCGCTGGGTGGGTGCCGTCCTCCTCGACCCGCTGGCCTACGACCTTCTGCTGGAACTGAAGAAGAAAGGCGGCTGATCGGCCAGAATCCAGACTATGAAGTCCTGGCTTCCGGCGTTGCTCCTCTCCGTCGCACTGGCGGGGTGCAACGGCCCTACCGATCAGCCCACCGTCAAGGTCGACGGGTCCGGGTCGGGCAAGCAGGCGTCTCAAGGGCCGGTCGGCGACGGCTCTGACCAGACGCCCGCACCGGACGGCTCGACCGACCGGAAGGCGACAGGCGACGGAAAGACGCCGTCGACATCGTCAAACCCGCCACAGGACAAGGAACCGACGACTCCGGCCCCGTCGCAGGGCCAGGGCCCGACGCCGGCCCAACTCGAAAAGTCCTCCTTGGTCTCTTGGTCGAAGACCGTCGCCGAAGCGACGGCCGAAGCTCGAAAGGACGGCGGTTACGTGCTCCTTGTCTTCGAAGCCCCCTGGCATACGGGCTCGAAAATCATGAAGAAAGAGGTCTTTTCGGATGCCGAAACGGCCAAGTTGCTGCAAGGTGCCCACCCGGTCTCCCTGGACGTCGACGATCCGGCCACCAAGGAGCTGCAAAAGGAACACCTCGTAACGGCGATTCCGGTCATGTTCTTCGTAAAACCGGGTCAAAAGCCGTTCGGAAT
This genomic window from Armatimonadota bacterium contains:
- a CDS encoding copper amine oxidase produces the protein METGLTSLRLLLALTCLPDTHPAGRLEVYVDRMPSPEEVAQNDTGARFEPPWGCYLGAYIDLDRSLPRTERDEVGRVHRFPEDFEALAGKRHASYFFYMGYGVPLAKAWVAERGAEGRIVHIALEPNNGLAYVKSDDYLRELADDLRSTGAKVFLRFGSEMNGTWTPYSEDPDLYKEKFRLVAETMHDRAPNVAMVWAPYCSPVTNIPSFYPGDDVVDWVGVNMYNVTYFNQDPSTPGWQVHPCDMLDPVYRMYSDRKPIMIGEYGATHYSALEDEKKTEYAVRCIKSLYLALPRKYPRVKAINYFNGNNLDLSHAKNNNYAVTQDPDVLATYRAVVKQPYFLGHSDAPDEEPARPPVTPMPVRDGEPLMGRVRLSAWAKVNDEKPSARFLVNGKPLTGGGADGHWQRVLDTSAFPKGPAVLTVEAYGGGRMVSRKSVRVVFGSVAR
- a CDS encoding proline--tRNA ligase, producing the protein MSKDLGITPRAENYADWYNDLVKRADLAENSVVRGCMVIKPHGYAIWELMRDALDGMFKATGHVNACFPLLIPKSFFEKEAEHVEGFAKECAIVTHTRLTGNPDGKGLVPDPAAELEEPYVIRPTSETIIWYSYKNWIQSWRDLPILINQWANVMRWELRPRLFLRTSEFFWQEGHTAHATYDEAEEESLKILDVYRRMAEEWMCVPVVPGLKSDGEKFAGADHTYTIEAMTQDLRAIQAGTSHHLGQNFGKAFDVKYQSKEGREEYVWGTSWGVSTRLIGTMLMAHSDDRGLVCPPRLAPVQVVIVPIGKADDRDRVYEACDRLAGELRSSTWHGSALRVTVDKTDKSPGFKFNEWELKGACVRIELGPRDLDAGVCVVASRLDGEKSTMGLSEATSAVASILDSLQTGLFERAKALREANTKRVDTWEAFKSSFDGEGGGGFVLAHWDGTRETEQRINDETKATIRCIPMSPLDPADGEPGVCVLTGRPSQRRVVWAKAY
- a CDS encoding VCBS repeat-containing protein, which gives rise to MVSGGYDGPVTVFRGRNDGTFDLGVTMSGPDGKPLAPDSAIAVSLFDWNSDKRPDLFLGSLGGAVYYAPNKGALALGTPVKLTAAGSEIVAPDGGPAVADWDGDKTADLLLGSEDGSVTFYKGVKGTVPTFEKGRAIVPPIVPPGVEDDQKRLDIFDATAGKRPSMRPKPFVGDWNGDGKSDLVVGDFTMLRGTPPKLTEAEAAEHQKFTAEIARLSKILDGLQSKAKSRALKDLGLREGQTLTADQESQLAERSAAILSEDPQFEPTNNALIEVFGNDQKYQPPVDYHGFVYVFLRK
- a CDS encoding FG-GAP repeat protein, producing MIWLLAAALSEPPWRSFGLADPVRVLADGTPIDTEHGHAAPCLADLDRDGKPDLLVGQFEGGKLKVYRNTGTAAAPVFGKPQWFQAGGTTGAVSYG
- a CDS encoding thioredoxin family protein, with amino-acid sequence MKSWLPALLLSVALAGCNGPTDQPTVKVDGSGSGKQASQGPVGDGSDQTPAPDGSTDRKATGDGKTPSTSSNPPQDKEPTTPAPSQGQGPTPAQLEKSSLVSWSKTVAEATAEARKDGGYVLLVFEAPWHTGSKIMKKEVFSDAETAKLLQGAHPVSLDVDDPATKELQKEHLVTAIPVMFFVKPGQKPFGMIDGYYDLTLFKKQLRKVLKDK